The following are encoded together in the Oncorhynchus gorbuscha isolate QuinsamMale2020 ecotype Even-year linkage group LG03, OgorEven_v1.0, whole genome shotgun sequence genome:
- the LOC124031498 gene encoding leucine-rich repeat neuronal protein 1-like: MARGRFIYCLLGQLLAGLFLASVGLSSIQRDNECPQLCVCEIRPWFTPQSTYREATTVDCNDLRLTRIPGNLSSDTQVLLLQSNYIARTSEELEQLFNLTELDLSQNNFSSIHDVGLTNMSQLTTLHLEENQITEMPDYCLQDLSNLQELYINHNQINIISPNALSGLHNLLRLHLNSNRLKAIDSRWFESTPNLEILMIGENPVVGILDFNFKPLVNLRSLVLAGMDLTDVPGNAFVGLDNLESLSFYDNKLIRVPQNALQKLPNLKFLDLNKNPVHKIQEGDFKNMLRLKELGINNMGELVSVDRFAVDNLPELTKLEATNNPKFSYVNRQAFRDVPALESLMLNNNALNALYQSTVDSLPNLREISIHSNPLRCDCVIQWMSSNKTSIRFMEPLSMFCALPVEVRGQHVRELFQQDSSEQCLPMISHDSFPNHLNLDIDMTVDLDCRAMSQPEPDIYWVTPVGNKVMVETLSDKYSLSSEGTLRISQIQVEDSGRYTCVAQNAEGADTRVTAIRVNGTLLDSTQLMKVYVKKTESHSILVSWKVNSNVMTSNLKWSSATMKIDNPHITYTARVPVDVHEYNLTHLQPSTEYEVCLTVSNIHQQTQKSCVNVTTKHAAFTVEISDQGTNTALAAVMGTIFGIISLASMAVYISKRWKRKNYNHSLKKYMQKTSSIPLNELYPPLINLWEADSEKEKEVSSSSETKPGQVDTTRSYYMW; encoded by the coding sequence atggcTAGAGGGAGATTCATCTACTGTCTACTAGGGCAGTTGTTGGCTGGCCTGTTTCTGGCGTCCGTTGGTCTATCCTCCATCCAGAGAGATAATGAGTGtccccagctgtgtgtgtgtgagatccgACCCTGGTTCACCCCCCAATCCACCTACAGAGAAGCCACAACGGTGGACTGTAACGACCTCCGTCTCACACGCATTCCAGGCAACTTGTCCAGCGACACTCAGGTGCTCCTCCTGCAGAGCAATTACATCGCCAGAACCAGTGAAGAGCTGGAGCAGCTCTTCAACCTGACCGAGCTGGACCTGTCTCAGAACAACTTCAGCAGCATCCACGATGTGGGCCTCACCAACATGTCCCAGCTCACCACACTACACCTTGAGGAGAACCAGATTACTGAAATGCCTGACTACTGCCTACAGGACCTCAGCAACCTCCAAGAGCTCTACATCAACCATAACCAGATCAACATAATCTCCCCAAATGCCCTCTCTGGTCTGCACAATCTGCTCAGGCTCCATCTCAACTCCAACAGGCTCAAGGCCATTGACAGTCGCTGGTTTGAGTCAACGCCCAACCTTGAGATCCTCATGATCGGGGAAAATCCTGTTGTTGGCATCCTGGACTTTAACTTCAAGCCGCTTGTAAACCTGAGGAGCTTGGTTCTGGCTGGAATGGATTTAACAGACGTCCCTGGAAATGCATTTGTGGGACTAGACAACCTTGAGAGTCTCTCCTTCTACGACAATAAGCTAATTAGAGTTCCTCAGAATGCCCTTCAGAAACTACCTAACCTCAAGTTCTTGGACTTGAACAAAAACCCTGTGCACAAAATCCAAGAAGGGGACTTTAAGAACATGCTGAGGCTGAAAGAGCTGGGCATAAACAACATGGGGGAGCTGGTCTCCGTTGACCGCTTTGCCGTCGATAACCTCCCTGAGCTTACCAAGCTGGAGGCTACTAATAACCCCAAATTTTCCTACGTGAACCGCCAGGCTTTCCGTGACGTCCCTGCCCTGGAGAGCCTCATGTTGAACAACAATGCCCTTAACGCCCTCTACCAGTCCACTGTGGACTCCCTGCCCAACTTGCGTGAGATCAGCATCCACAGCAACCCCCTGCGATGTGACTGCGTCATCCAGTGGATGAGTTCCAACAAGACCAGCATCCGCTTCATGGAACCCCTCTCCATGTTCTGTGCTCTTCCAGTCGAGGTCAGAGGCCAGCATGTGAGGGAGTTGTTCCAGCAGGACTCATCAGAGCAGTGCTTGCCCATGATCTCCCACGACAGCTTTCCCAACCACCTGAACCTGGACATAGACATGACTGTGGACCTGGACTGCCGTGCCATGTCCCAGCCTGAGCCAGATATCTACTGGGTCACACCTGTAGGGAACAAGGTGATGGTGGAAACCCTGTCTGATAAATACAGCCTCAGTAGTGAGGGAACACTGCGTATCTCTCAAATCCAGGTCGAGGACTCTGGCAGGTATACCTGTGTGGCTCAGAATGCTGAGGGGGCGGACACTCGGGTGACTGCTATTAGGGTGAATGGTACTCTCTTAGACAGCACCCAGTTGATGAAAGTGTACGTGAAGAAGACTGAGTCCCACTCCATTCTGGTTTCCTGGAAGGTCAACTCCAACGTCATGACCTCCAACCTCAAGTGGTCATCTGCCACAATGAAGATAGACAACCCTCACATCACCTACACAGCCAGGGTCCCAGTGGATGTCCATGAGTATAACCTCACACACCTACAGCCCTCCACCGAGTATGAGGTATGTCTCACCGTCTCCAACATCCACCAGCAGACACAGAAGTCCTGTGTCAATGTCACAACGAAGCACGCTGCCTTCactgtggagatatctgaccaAGGCACTAACACCGCTCTCGCAGCGGTCATGGGTACCATATTCGGCATCATCAGCCTGGCTTCTATGGCTGTGTACATTTCCAAGAGGTGGAAGAGGAAAAACTACAATCACTCCCTGAAAAAGTACATGCAGAAAACATCTTCCATCCCCCTAAATGAACTCTACCCTCCCCTCATCAACCTGTGGGAGGCGGACagtgagaaggagaaagaggttTCCTCCTCATCAGAGACCAAACCAGGCCAGGTGGACACAACACGGAGCTACTACATGTGGTGA